The Candidatus Bathyarchaeota archaeon genome includes the window AAAAGAAAATGGAAGAAGATGCCCTTGGACCTTCTCAATAACCTTTGTGTATGATTTGTAAAAATCGTTGAGAGTTTTTTCATCAATATTTTCATCCTTGATGTAATAATCTCTTTCAAGTATCCTAGTTAGATTTCGCCTTCTGAACTTTCTCATTTCTGATTTGATGTTCTCTTCGCCCTTGCCTAAATTGATAACAAAATCACATGACTGTATATTCGAACTGTATCCTATTTTTTCAAAATGATGCTCATACTTTACATTCTCTAGATTATGTGTCCTTATCCTATGCCAGATAACTGTAACTCCAAATATTTTTGAAACACTATTGAAAATTAGGTCTAGAATCTTTTTCTCATCTTTAGTTGTTATTATTGGCCCTCCGTAACTTGGTCCTGCAGAAGTTATTATCTTGAATGGTGTTTTTTTAATTTTAGAAATGAAATTTGGAAATATGCCTACTGGATTCTCACCTTTTCTTACTACGATGTGTCTTGGCTCCAGTCCAATACCTTCTTCAATTGCCTTTAACCATTCGTACCTGTGGAAAACAGTGCCCAACTTGGTTTGCTCAACAAGAGAGTTCCATTGATTCTTGTCGAAATGTGTAATGGAATCTAGAATTGTTACATTGAAAACCATTAAATTCCAACCTTTTTTCTTGCTAAGTTAATTCAATCTCAAATATCATAGGATACAGTTTTCCAGTAATGAACAGCCGGTTATTATTTTCATCATAAGCAATGCCATTTAAAATAGCATCTTTATCAGTAGGGATTTTGGGCATTAAGCTCTTTAATTCTATCCAACCTATGACTTGACCTGAATCAGGATTAATTCGTGCTATGCGATCTGTTGCCCAAATATTCGCATAAATCTCTCCTTGAATGTATTCCAATTCATTAATTCTTGAAACAGGACCGTTATTATCAAATACCTCGATCTCGCCTCTTTTCTTAAAATTTTCAGGATCAAGTATATGCAATATCGAAGAGCCATTACTAATGATTAAACTAGTTCCATTATGGGTGATGCCCCAACCCTCGCTGGGGTAAGTAAAAACCTCTAAAAGCTCGAAAGTTTCCTTGTCATATACATATCCAATATTTGACCTCCAGGTTAATTGAATGATTTTATCGTTGTAGATAGTTATTCCCTCGCCAAAGATTTCATCTGGTAGCTTGTGAATTTTAATTATTTTGCCTGTATTCAATTCCACTTTACGCAATGTAGATTTTCCATATAGACCGGTCCCTTCATACAAGAAGCCTTTATCAAATGCCAATCCTTGAGTGTAAGCGTCTTGATCATGAGGGTATGTATTTACAATTTTATACCCGTTGACTTGAATTTGGCT containing:
- a CDS encoding aminoacyltransferase, encoding MVFNVTILDSITHFDKNQWNSLVEQTKLGTVFHRYEWLKAIEEGIGLEPRHIVVRKGENPVGIFPNFISKIKKTPFKIITSAGPSYGGPIITTKDEKKILDLIFNSVSKIFGVTVIWHRIRTHNLENVKYEHHFEKIGYSSNIQSCDFVINLGKGEENIKSEMRKFRRRNLTRILERDYYIKDENIDEKTLNDFYKSYTKVIEKVQGHLLPFSFFISMMKNLADRMKIFSAYVDEINIGKTLLLLDKEKQLIYSFLSGIEKSSFEHYPYELTHWHSIKWGMENGYKKYVLGATSADFTNGRFKFKEEFGGEIIPILSWEKHNILFNIGFFLMRNLHISYNLFPHPE
- a CDS encoding glutaminyl-peptide cyclotransferase gives rise to the protein MNDLRKILFFVLIVSITIIFLYFNLNTYEPPKPISSINSNELSQIQVNGYKIVNTYPHDQDAYTQGLAFDKGFLYEGTGLYGKSTLRKVELNTGKIIKIHKLPDEIFGEGITIYNDKIIQLTWRSNIGYVYDKETFELLEVFTYPSEGWGITHNGTSLIISNGSSILHILDPENFKKRGEIEVFDNNGPVSRINELEYIQGEIYANIWATDRIARINPDSGQVIGWIELKSLMPKIPTDKDAILNGIAYDENNNRLFITGKLYPMIFEIELT